A part of Myxococcales bacterium genomic DNA contains:
- a CDS encoding DUF402 domain-containing protein encodes MSVGKNNISELQILSCKSIDGKKKYDLPAYLVGDRENYVIYARPDPIIIHHKKNKKFSLAHSELVLVGKNEYHVVSVAIDKSYNPVEMYININLIPEKNPIGYQWVDLELDIKLMLNHDRKFVPVLLDVDEYEENISDEEHKQVCEAEITKTMENIFSEMFPFCYQQAKQLIEKFFIEKKFKTKAMQ; translated from the coding sequence ATGTCTGTCGGAAAAAATAATATTTCAGAATTACAAATCTTAAGTTGCAAGTCTATCGATGGAAAAAAAAAGTATGACCTACCAGCATATTTAGTTGGAGACAGGGAAAACTATGTTATCTATGCTCGTCCCGATCCAATAATAATTCATCATAAGAAAAATAAAAAATTTTCTTTAGCTCATTCGGAATTGGTTTTGGTAGGCAAAAATGAATACCATGTTGTCTCGGTGGCGATAGATAAATCTTATAATCCTGTAGAAATGTATATTAATATTAATTTGATTCCCGAAAAAAACCCAATTGGTTATCAATGGGTTGATCTTGAGCTCGATATCAAATTAATGCTCAATCACGATAGAAAATTTGTCCCTGTTTTGCTTGATGTTGATGAATATGAAGAGAATATTTCCGATGAAGAGCATAAACAAGTTTGCGAAGCAGAAATTACGAAGACGATGGAAAATATTTTTTCGGAAATGTTTCCGTTTTGTTATCAACAAGCTAAGCAGTTGATTGAAAAATTTTTTATAGAGAAAAAATTTAAAACTAAGGCCATGCAATAA
- a CDS encoding right-handed parallel beta-helix repeat-containing protein: MRSLKTGRYLATKYILAILSFLFVKEIGATVITVTSTGDTIAVDGFVTLREALTASNTDAMSGDAVAGSGVDTIEFNIPGVVGSIYTIQPSSALPAITDSVIINGYTQPGATENTLVSGNNAFIAIEIDGTNAGASAGLQIDAGNSTIQGLVINRFANEGILITSLGSNLIRGNFIGTDSTGMLDNGNLSDGIAIQSSNNVIGGSTPGDKNLVSGNDGNGINISGNVTGNRILGNIIGVAANGVASLPNSSSGIYISDANTTTIGGLLANNANLIAFNGQTGILIDSSAGTGNLILGNSIHSNSLLGIDLDNDGVSLNDSLDSDTGPNNLQNFAVLSSATTNEHGLIVKGTLSSTPSSAYRVEFFANTVADASGYGEGQNYIGFIDVTTDALGEASFVFQSSTNQMVGTLISSTVTDPNNNTSEFSASISVSYLASIEDDDDYGDDDAIFSDDDYGIFPFPFAPPFAPVPPVPAATGAQLTEEESVAVVKEPNASLKQTKADKSDVSSLENAPAIENSHIDIRPKPRRQQRNTEGSGCSTVNGTDSTLSLFFVLAFAWLGIRKRRKA; encoded by the coding sequence ATGAGAAGTCTTAAAACGGGGCGCTATTTAGCAACGAAGTACATTCTAGCAATACTGTCTTTTCTTTTTGTTAAAGAAATAGGCGCAACAGTAATTACCGTTACCAGCACAGGAGATACCATAGCTGTTGATGGTTTTGTAACACTAAGAGAAGCTCTTACCGCTTCAAATACAGATGCTATGTCAGGTGATGCGGTCGCTGGTAGCGGAGTGGATACTATCGAGTTCAACATTCCCGGAGTTGTGGGTAGCATCTACACCATTCAACCAAGCAGCGCACTTCCCGCTATCACCGATTCGGTTATTATCAATGGATACACCCAACCAGGTGCAACTGAAAATACTTTGGTCTCCGGCAATAATGCCTTCATCGCCATTGAAATAGACGGTACCAATGCTGGTGCCTCCGCAGGTCTTCAGATCGATGCTGGGAATTCAACCATTCAAGGTCTCGTGATAAATCGATTTGCGAATGAAGGCATTTTAATCACCTCTCTTGGTTCGAATCTTATTCGTGGTAATTTTATTGGTACTGACTCTACCGGAATGCTTGACAATGGTAACCTAAGCGACGGTATAGCAATACAATCATCCAACAATGTTATTGGAGGAAGTACACCAGGAGATAAAAATTTAGTCTCAGGGAATGATGGTAACGGGATAAATATCTCAGGTAACGTCACTGGCAATAGAATTTTAGGTAACATTATAGGGGTAGCTGCCAACGGGGTAGCGTCTCTTCCCAATAGCTCTTCAGGGATTTATATTTCAGATGCCAACACTACTACAATTGGTGGTCTACTTGCGAACAACGCCAATCTCATTGCCTTTAATGGACAGACGGGAATATTAATTGATTCCAGCGCTGGAACAGGCAATTTAATTTTGGGAAACTCTATTCACTCCAATAGCCTCCTCGGCATTGATCTTGATAATGACGGTGTTAGCCTTAACGATTCACTTGATTCAGATACTGGACCCAACAATTTACAAAACTTTGCCGTGCTCAGTTCAGCTACAACGAATGAACATGGCTTAATTGTCAAAGGTACCCTTTCTTCTACTCCAAGCTCTGCTTATCGGGTTGAATTTTTTGCCAATACAGTAGCTGATGCCTCAGGCTATGGAGAAGGTCAAAATTATATCGGTTTTATCGACGTAACAACCGATGCGCTTGGTGAAGCTAGCTTTGTTTTTCAATCATCCACCAACCAAATGGTTGGAACACTCATAAGCTCAACAGTAACTGATCCAAACAATAATACTTCAGAGTTTTCAGCATCTATTTCAGTAAGCTATCTTGCATCAATAGAAGATGATGATGATTATGGCGACGATGATGCAATTTTCTCGGATGATGATTACGGAATATTTCCTTTCCCATTTGCACCTCCATTTGCTCCTGTTCCTCCTGTTCCTGCAGCCACCGGTGCTCAATTAACAGAAGAAGAATCTGTAGCAGTAGTTAAGGAACCAAACGCTTCCTTGAAGCAAACAAAGGCTGATAAATCAGACGTCTCTTCGCTCGAGAATGCTCCCGCGATCGAAAATTCTCACATTGATATCCGTCCTAAACCTAGGAGACAACAAAGAAATACTGAAGGGTCTGGTTGCTCAACTGTCAATGGAACAGATTCCACTCTTTCCTTATTCTTTGTATTGGCTTTTGCTTGGCTAGGCATACGCAAACGCAGGAAAGCATAA
- a CDS encoding ABC-F family ATP-binding cassette domain-containing protein — MLNASNLHLSYANRTILNDVSLSLLPKERLALVGQNGAGKSTFLKILAGETPDSGKIEKSKNIVIAFLKQVPELDENLSVIETVRLGMKEHLEAIKEHQNLCEDLSANPQASKEIENKIDYLVQYIEHKGGFDTDYLVETILSRLGVSAREQIIKTLSGGERRRVDLARILLMAPDIYLLDEPTNHLDIKAIQFLVEFFTKSNSAVLFVSHDRAFIDEMATKIVELENGKLYTHEPPFANYLENKLIRELIEERSLHRRERLMAGELAWLRAGTPARTTKQNARIERAYELMDQITKDSEAQRKNQLQMSTARIKRLGSTVLELDDVGAQIGERILFRNFNLKVKAGQRYGILGPNGVGKTTLLSILAGRRAPNFGQIKFGKNTEVIEFDQHREILDANATLKETLADHGDYVYLDDQKIHIASYLERYLFSGEDARRKVGQLSGGEQNRLMLAKLFRHSANCLLMDEPTNDLDVSSLAVLEDIIMNYDGVVFVVSHDRSFLDRICTHIIAFETSDSENKESHLEVYNGNYSDYRVQKSREITPEQPIKKAEPKTPRERVRPKKRSFKEERELETISQVIEALEKEQGEIHQALSDSEIFRDAALSAQKIQRLKEVENEIERLYARWQELEEIGQ, encoded by the coding sequence ATGCTTAATGCCTCAAATCTACATCTTTCTTATGCAAATCGTACCATCCTTAATGATGTTTCTCTTTCACTCTTGCCAAAAGAGAGGCTTGCCCTGGTTGGCCAAAATGGGGCAGGTAAATCGACTTTCTTAAAAATTCTAGCAGGAGAAACACCTGATAGCGGCAAAATAGAAAAGAGTAAAAATATTGTTATTGCCTTTCTTAAACAAGTACCAGAGCTTGATGAAAATCTGAGTGTGATTGAAACTGTTCGTTTAGGCATGAAAGAACATCTGGAAGCGATAAAAGAGCATCAGAATTTATGTGAGGATTTAAGCGCAAACCCGCAGGCAAGCAAAGAAATTGAAAATAAAATCGATTACTTAGTGCAATATATCGAACACAAAGGTGGATTTGATACCGATTATCTAGTGGAAACTATCTTAAGTCGTCTTGGGGTGAGTGCTCGTGAGCAAATCATCAAGACCTTATCTGGTGGTGAGCGGCGCCGGGTGGATTTGGCAAGAATTCTTTTGATGGCTCCTGATATATATTTACTGGATGAACCAACCAATCATCTCGATATTAAAGCCATTCAATTTTTGGTTGAATTTTTTACCAAATCAAATTCTGCAGTGCTTTTTGTCTCGCACGATAGAGCTTTTATTGATGAAATGGCCACTAAAATTGTGGAGCTTGAAAATGGAAAACTCTACACTCATGAGCCTCCATTCGCTAATTATTTAGAAAACAAACTGATTCGCGAGTTGATTGAGGAGCGCAGCCTTCATCGTAGAGAGCGTTTGATGGCAGGTGAACTTGCATGGCTCAGAGCTGGAACACCTGCCAGAACAACCAAACAAAATGCACGAATTGAACGGGCTTATGAGCTCATGGATCAGATTACTAAAGACAGCGAAGCACAGCGGAAAAATCAATTGCAGATGTCTACAGCACGAATTAAACGCTTAGGCTCTACTGTTTTGGAACTCGATGATGTTGGCGCACAAATTGGAGAGCGGATTTTATTCAGAAATTTTAATCTTAAGGTCAAGGCAGGCCAGCGTTATGGAATTTTAGGGCCCAATGGAGTGGGTAAGACAACGCTGTTATCTATTTTGGCCGGAAGACGTGCACCAAATTTTGGCCAGATAAAATTTGGTAAAAACACCGAGGTTATCGAATTTGATCAGCATAGAGAAATACTCGATGCAAACGCGACGTTAAAAGAAACTTTGGCGGATCATGGCGATTACGTTTATCTTGATGATCAAAAGATCCATATAGCAAGCTATCTTGAGCGTTATCTTTTTTCTGGTGAGGATGCACGGCGTAAAGTAGGGCAACTTTCTGGTGGCGAGCAAAACCGATTGATGCTTGCAAAATTATTTCGCCACTCAGCTAACTGTCTGTTGATGGATGAGCCTACCAATGATCTTGATGTCTCAAGTCTTGCTGTTTTAGAGGACATCATCATGAATTACGATGGTGTAGTGTTTGTTGTAAGCCATGATAGAAGTTTTTTGGATCGAATTTGCACGCATATCATAGCCTTTGAGACAAGTGATTCAGAAAATAAAGAGAGTCATTTGGAAGTTTATAATGGCAACTACAGCGATTACCGAGTACAAAAATCACGGGAAATAACTCCTGAGCAGCCAATAAAAAAAGCTGAACCCAAAACACCAAGAGAGCGGGTGCGTCCAAAAAAACGTAGTTTTAAAGAAGAACGGGAGCTTGAAACAATTTCTCAAGTGATCGAAGCGTTAGAAAAAGAACAAGGTGAAATCCACCAAGCTTTGTCAGATAGCGAGATATTTCGCGATGCTGCGCTTTCGGCACAAAAAATCCAACGCCTTAAAGAAGTTGAGAACGAAATAGAACGACTCTATGCGCGCTGGCAGGAGCTCGAAGAGATAGGACAATAA
- a CDS encoding ABC transporter permease/substrate-binding protein, translating to MIEQLRLLPEYLSAHLNLTLTSLSLGILISVPLGILAARFKPVERIALGIAQIIQTIPSLALLAAMVPLLALLGAHSIGYLPAFIALVLYSILPILRNTVVGLRAVDPAFIEAAKGVGMTRAQRLFRVELPLATPMIIAGIRTSTTLTVGTATLSTPVGATSLGNYIFVGLQTQNIASITIGCIAAAVLAVGLDTLVRVLAYGLEREKKSWVAGAFALFALLFSYVVYDAVKEYWPSKNQQIVIGAKAITEQYILSEILKQKIENQDDCKVKIRQSLSSLTAYEALKANEIDVFVEYSATLWNHTMQMKEHPLDSVYLYQKIEKFLNKDGVELVGKIGFKNNYAFAIKRELAKKLGIENLSDLAQHSNLILAGDYEFFGRPEWQLFKESYKIRFSKKIIMDHALVYQAADKGNVDVIVVFTTDGHIDAHDMLVLEDDKNASLSFDAMILTSKKFGQQLSKLNQVLKNLVGTIDEKQIRDLNFKVDGEGQDPAAVARIFNEEKNSL from the coding sequence ATGATTGAGCAGCTTCGCCTTTTACCAGAGTACCTATCAGCGCATTTAAATTTGACCTTGACCTCTTTGAGTTTAGGAATCTTAATCAGCGTTCCCTTAGGAATACTTGCCGCTCGTTTTAAACCTGTTGAACGAATAGCTTTAGGAATTGCTCAGATTATTCAAACAATTCCAAGTCTTGCCTTGCTTGCTGCTATGGTCCCTCTTCTTGCGCTTCTTGGGGCTCATAGCATAGGCTATTTACCTGCTTTTATTGCTTTAGTTCTTTACAGTATTCTTCCTATTTTGAGAAATACCGTGGTGGGACTCAGGGCTGTGGATCCTGCCTTTATAGAAGCGGCTAAGGGCGTAGGGATGACAAGAGCGCAGCGCTTATTTCGTGTTGAATTGCCTTTGGCCACACCGATGATAATTGCTGGCATAAGAACCTCTACAACGCTGACCGTAGGGACTGCAACACTTTCCACTCCAGTGGGTGCAACAAGTTTAGGCAATTATATTTTTGTTGGACTGCAAACTCAAAATATAGCGTCTATTACAATTGGCTGTATCGCTGCAGCAGTATTGGCAGTTGGGTTGGATACTCTCGTGAGAGTATTGGCCTATGGGTTAGAGCGAGAAAAAAAATCATGGGTTGCGGGTGCCTTCGCTCTATTTGCATTGTTGTTTTCATACGTAGTTTACGATGCCGTAAAAGAATATTGGCCTTCTAAAAATCAACAGATAGTTATAGGGGCAAAGGCAATAACTGAACAATACATTTTGAGCGAAATATTAAAGCAAAAAATCGAGAATCAGGATGATTGTAAGGTAAAAATTCGTCAATCTTTGTCGTCGCTTACAGCCTATGAGGCATTAAAAGCGAATGAGATCGACGTATTTGTTGAGTATTCTGCGACACTTTGGAATCACACCATGCAGATGAAGGAGCACCCTTTGGATTCAGTATATCTTTATCAAAAGATTGAAAAATTCTTGAACAAAGATGGTGTTGAGTTGGTGGGAAAAATTGGTTTTAAAAATAATTACGCTTTTGCTATCAAGCGTGAGTTAGCCAAGAAATTGGGCATAGAGAACTTGAGCGATTTAGCTCAACACTCAAATCTGATTTTAGCCGGTGATTATGAATTTTTTGGGCGTCCTGAATGGCAGCTTTTTAAAGAGAGTTACAAAATTAGGTTTTCCAAAAAAATCATTATGGATCACGCTTTGGTATATCAGGCAGCAGATAAGGGTAACGTCGATGTAATTGTGGTATTCACCACTGACGGGCACATTGATGCTCATGACATGCTTGTTCTAGAAGATGATAAAAATGCCAGTTTATCTTTTGATGCGATGATACTGACGAGTAAAAAGTTTGGACAGCAATTATCTAAGCTAAATCAAGTTTTAAAAAATTTAGTAGGAACGATAGATGAAAAACAAATTAGAGATCTTAATTTTAAAGTAGATGGAGAAGGGCAAGATCCTGCCGCGGTTGCTCGTATTTTTAATGAAGAAAAAAACAGTCTCTAA
- a CDS encoding phosphotransferase: MRENIVLESMPSDIILEQAKELYDLDNFVFIRKMENIVYSAMQQKQKVYVRFTSPLRRARHEIRSELDWMQFLFKYGFSVPRIIKNKYLEPSTTLIHQAEKFEVCVFNEVIGQHPTHTQMMDANFLQRIGALIAKMHEATLHYIPEVSDFYREQWYEERGIRHAIAAKSRTSDLEMREKFEEMVLLLSSCSRNHENYGLIHSDIGRENILLEKNMLSVIDFDDSCFHWHVFDIAIVVYFLSLKNQQIMSSEMLDDCVVNLVTGYRSVRYLPDEEVELIPHFIIFAFLRLYFWIEDHQFLDTFHEKVKVNVEELKQKARDCVVFYS, encoded by the coding sequence ATGAGAGAGAACATAGTACTTGAGTCAATGCCAAGCGATATTATCTTAGAACAAGCAAAGGAATTATACGATCTTGATAATTTTGTTTTCATCAGAAAAATGGAAAACATAGTTTATTCAGCAATGCAGCAAAAACAGAAAGTATATGTTCGATTTACCAGTCCGTTAAGAAGAGCGCGACATGAAATTCGTTCGGAGCTTGATTGGATGCAATTTTTATTTAAGTATGGTTTTTCGGTGCCCAGGATAATTAAAAATAAATATCTAGAACCCAGCACAACGCTTATTCATCAAGCTGAAAAATTTGAAGTATGCGTCTTTAATGAAGTAATCGGTCAGCACCCAACACATACTCAAATGATGGATGCAAATTTTCTGCAAAGAATAGGAGCGCTTATAGCAAAAATGCATGAGGCAACGCTACATTATATTCCTGAGGTTTCCGATTTTTATCGTGAACAGTGGTATGAAGAGCGTGGAATACGTCACGCCATAGCAGCAAAAAGTCGAACGAGCGATTTGGAAATGAGAGAAAAGTTTGAAGAAATGGTGCTTTTGCTTTCTTCATGCTCTAGAAATCATGAAAATTATGGACTTATACATTCAGATATTGGCAGAGAAAATATCTTGCTGGAAAAAAATATGTTATCGGTCATAGATTTTGACGATAGCTGTTTTCATTGGCACGTATTTGATATCGCGATTGTGGTATATTTTTTGAGTTTAAAAAATCAACAAATAATGAGTAGTGAAATGCTTGATGACTGTGTTGTAAATTTAGTAACGGGCTATCGCTCTGTTCGTTATCTTCCCGATGAAGAAGTTGAGTTAATACCTCATTTTATTATATTTGCTTTCCTACGATTATATTTTTGGATTGAGGACCATCAATTCCTTGATACCTTTCATGAAAAAGTAAAAGTTAACGTAGAGGAACTTAAGCAAAAAGCCAGGGATTGCGTAGTCTTTTATTCTTAA
- a CDS encoding 6,7-dimethyl-8-ribityllumazine synthase: MKNPRILIVWSNYHHALAEEQLEGCLKLLQNSKYTFEIETVRAGCYEIPSVIRTYQKQKPFDAYIALGLLLKGETDHYEFIFQHVKDCFLKFSMDGLLIGNGIISAPNSELLTKRVKSAERTLEAFNAVDYLLDFHNRLLNNL; encoded by the coding sequence ATGAAAAACCCCAGAATTCTTATAGTCTGGTCAAATTATCATCATGCATTAGCTGAAGAACAATTAGAGGGTTGCCTAAAACTTTTACAGAATTCAAAGTATACTTTTGAAATTGAAACCGTCAGAGCGGGCTGTTATGAGATCCCATCGGTTATACGAACCTATCAGAAACAAAAGCCCTTTGATGCATATATAGCTCTAGGTCTTCTATTAAAGGGCGAGACAGATCATTATGAATTTATTTTTCAACATGTAAAAGATTGCTTTTTGAAATTTTCTATGGATGGTCTTTTAATAGGTAATGGCATTATCTCTGCTCCAAACAGCGAACTGTTGACCAAAAGAGTAAAAAGTGCAGAAAGAACTTTAGAGGCTTTTAACGCTGTTGATTATTTATTAGACTTTCATAATCGACTGCTCAATAACTTATAA
- a CDS encoding ABC transporter ATP-binding protein, with translation MIKLCNLSKSYNGKTVLKNVSLEVMRGESLAIVGGSGSGKTTTLKTINRLIDPSLGKVLIDGKDTRKFSPHILRRKIGYVFQKVGLFPHMNIAENIAVPMKLAGWNKKKIRTRTDELLRLVSLDVVVKSRRPRELSGGQQQRVGVARCLAVRPELMLLDEPFGALDPIVREQLQKTFLELKKNLGLTTILVTHDISEAMIIADRIAVMKDGRLLQVGEPQELLNNPKNHYVQQIMDTPRRQTKALDDLLGDNA, from the coding sequence ATGATCAAACTTTGCAATTTATCCAAATCCTACAATGGGAAAACAGTTCTAAAAAATGTTTCGCTCGAAGTGATGAGGGGAGAGTCTTTGGCTATAGTTGGTGGTTCTGGTTCAGGTAAAACCACTACGCTTAAAACAATTAATCGCTTGATAGATCCATCCCTAGGCAAAGTACTGATCGATGGAAAAGATACCAGAAAATTTTCTCCTCACATTTTGCGTCGAAAAATTGGATATGTGTTTCAAAAAGTAGGTTTGTTTCCTCATATGAATATTGCTGAAAATATTGCGGTGCCAATGAAATTAGCTGGATGGAATAAGAAAAAAATTCGAACTCGCACAGATGAATTGCTTAGGCTTGTGAGTCTTGATGTCGTTGTAAAGAGTAGAAGGCCGCGTGAACTTTCCGGGGGACAACAACAAAGGGTTGGTGTGGCTCGCTGTTTAGCTGTAAGACCAGAATTAATGCTGCTCGATGAGCCTTTCGGTGCTTTGGATCCAATTGTGAGGGAGCAACTCCAAAAGACTTTTTTAGAGCTCAAAAAAAATCTCGGATTAACGACGATATTGGTTACCCACGATATTTCAGAAGCGATGATTATTGCAGATCGTATCGCTGTTATGAAAGACGGGAGACTCCTTCAGGTTGGCGAGCCACAAGAATTACTTAATAATCCAAAAAATCACTATGTTCAGCAAATAATGGATACCCCGCGAAGACAAACAAAAGCACTGGACGATCTGCTCGGAGATAATGCATGA
- a CDS encoding amino acid transporter, with the protein MIDLISAPLFHGFFLSLAMILAIGSQNIFILKQGMSGRYVLTACLTSSLCDAALIILGAMGLGKLVTSQKTMQLSLCLAGSMFLAFYAWGALRQFMRSSGSNLETKNETKNSMKKIIVMSVAFSLLNPHAWLDTVVVMGSVSSQYNESLQLLAFTIGACLVSFTWFFLLGFLAKYFRQFLLMAKVQRGLNLFVAIIMGTISFSLARYSLTLF; encoded by the coding sequence ATGATTGATTTAATATCAGCACCGTTGTTTCATGGCTTTTTTCTTAGCTTAGCTATGATTTTAGCCATAGGAAGTCAAAATATCTTTATTCTAAAGCAAGGAATGAGCGGACGTTATGTTTTAACTGCCTGCCTCACAAGCTCTCTTTGTGATGCTGCTTTAATTATTCTCGGCGCCATGGGTTTAGGAAAACTCGTAACCTCTCAGAAAACCATGCAACTGTCTCTGTGCCTAGCTGGTAGTATGTTTTTGGCTTTTTATGCTTGGGGAGCATTAAGACAGTTTATGCGCAGCTCGGGCTCAAACCTAGAAACAAAAAATGAGACAAAAAACAGCATGAAAAAAATAATAGTTATGTCTGTAGCCTTCAGCCTCTTAAATCCTCATGCTTGGCTTGATACGGTAGTTGTTATGGGTAGTGTTTCTAGTCAATACAACGAAAGCTTACAGCTTTTAGCTTTTACTATTGGCGCATGTCTAGTTTCATTTACTTGGTTCTTTCTCTTAGGCTTTTTAGCAAAATATTTTCGGCAGTTTTTATTAATGGCAAAAGTACAAAGAGGACTTAATCTTTTTGTTGCAATCATTATGGGAACTATTTCTTTTTCCCTTGCGCGTTATAGTCTCACACTGTTTTAG
- a CDS encoding SDR family oxidoreductase, translating into MIAKTALVTGANRGLGLAFCKELAKRNYTIFALCRRASNELNAKNIHVHEGLDLNSAEQIKKIPTLFRSTNLDLVINNAAIGFDDCFDSIDTHGLLQQYNVNAVAPLLLSQALVPLMNLKSKIALISSRMGSISKNDIGKSYAYRMSKAALNMLGKNLSLDLKNKGIAVGVYSPGQVDTDMLRVLGTYSGRPPHDAASKILDLIDDLNLNNSGNFWHIDGSILPW; encoded by the coding sequence ATGATTGCAAAAACAGCACTCGTAACAGGTGCTAATCGAGGCCTAGGCTTGGCTTTTTGTAAAGAATTAGCAAAACGGAATTATACAATTTTTGCGCTCTGTCGTAGAGCTTCAAATGAACTCAACGCTAAAAATATCCATGTACATGAAGGTCTAGATCTAAATTCAGCAGAGCAGATCAAGAAAATTCCTACCCTATTCCGCTCTACAAATTTAGATCTAGTTATCAATAACGCTGCTATAGGCTTCGATGATTGTTTCGATTCCATTGATACACATGGGTTACTACAACAGTACAATGTAAATGCTGTTGCTCCTCTCCTGCTCTCGCAAGCCTTGGTTCCTCTGATGAACCTCAAAAGCAAGATTGCGCTGATTAGCAGCCGCATGGGATCAATATCGAAAAATGATATTGGCAAAAGCTACGCCTATCGCATGTCCAAAGCTGCCCTAAATATGCTTGGAAAAAATTTATCACTCGATTTGAAAAATAAAGGTATTGCTGTCGGAGTATACTCTCCAGGCCAGGTCGACACCGATATGCTGCGCGTACTGGGAACATACAGTGGGCGCCCACCACACGATGCAGCTTCTAAAATTTTAGATTTGATCGACGATTTGAACCTCAATAACAGCGGTAACTTTTGGCACATTGATGGCAGTATATTGCCTTGGTAG